A genomic segment from Candidatus Eremiobacteraceae bacterium encodes:
- a CDS encoding iron-sulfur cluster assembly scaffold protein, whose product MMDFPKFQELVTNRTGFAQMAEPSATGEYFSDSCGDMYTIYLKVGEGDRIEDISYFTTGCGFGIATCAILTELAKGKTVDEAASIAPADIEAYLGGYPERKKDYPERVLEALRITIDNYRKGSKAGTAADAFAKLN is encoded by the coding sequence CACTGGGTTCGCCCAGATGGCCGAGCCATCGGCGACGGGGGAGTACTTCTCCGACTCGTGCGGCGACATGTACACGATCTACCTCAAAGTCGGCGAAGGCGATCGCATCGAGGACATCTCCTATTTCACGACCGGCTGCGGCTTTGGCATCGCGACCTGCGCGATCCTGACCGAGCTGGCGAAGGGCAAGACAGTCGATGAGGCCGCCTCCATCGCGCCGGCCGATATCGAAGCCTACCTGGGCGGCTATCCCGAGCGCAAGAAAGACTATCCCGAGCGCGTGCTTGAGGCCTTGCGGATCACGATCGACAACTACCGCAAGGGCTCGAAAGCGGGCACGGCGGCCGACGCGTTTGCGAAGCTGAATTAG